In Opitutaceae bacterium TAV5, one genomic interval encodes:
- a CDS encoding AraC family transcriptional regulator has product MTARPNNLPVAELCRQMPGKLIFGSCDRPWRDLLVKIYTLQQIEDGVIIPSVAEPFIVWVLSGDAVVEERELDGEWTANHVRAGDFYLTTSPTPYELRWKAVGSERLEVMHLYLGLPLFRQAAREVLGKAGRRASLREVSGRHDPVLSAFFGQLHREITAPAGRPSMLFVQGIAQSVAVHLVRHYADTKTAGARGGLRGGRLPASSLRRITEYMEAHLDEEFRLDELAREAGMSKFHFCRLFSKTTGFSPSRYFIRLRMEKARRLLRETRRSVIDVGLEVGYTSPSHFAQVFQRETGASPSEYRREE; this is encoded by the coding sequence ATGACTGCCCGACCGAACAACCTGCCCGTAGCGGAATTGTGCCGCCAGATGCCGGGAAAACTGATTTTTGGCAGTTGCGATCGTCCGTGGCGCGATCTGCTGGTGAAAATCTACACGCTGCAACAAATCGAGGATGGCGTGATCATCCCGTCGGTGGCGGAGCCGTTCATCGTGTGGGTATTGTCGGGCGACGCCGTGGTCGAAGAGCGGGAACTGGACGGCGAATGGACCGCCAACCATGTGCGGGCGGGCGACTTTTATCTGACCACGTCGCCGACGCCTTACGAACTGCGCTGGAAAGCGGTCGGCAGCGAGCGGCTGGAGGTCATGCACCTGTATCTCGGGTTGCCGTTATTCCGGCAGGCGGCGCGCGAGGTGCTGGGCAAGGCGGGACGGCGGGCGAGCCTGCGCGAGGTTTCCGGCCGGCATGATCCGGTGCTGTCGGCGTTTTTCGGGCAACTGCACCGCGAGATCACGGCGCCGGCGGGCCGGCCGAGCATGCTTTTCGTGCAGGGTATCGCGCAGAGCGTGGCCGTGCATCTGGTGCGGCACTACGCGGACACGAAGACCGCCGGTGCGCGCGGAGGACTGCGCGGCGGCCGCCTGCCGGCATCCAGCCTGCGCCGGATCACGGAGTACATGGAGGCGCATCTGGACGAGGAGTTCCGGCTCGACGAGCTGGCGCGCGAGGCGGGGATGAGCAAGTTCCACTTCTGTCGTCTGTTTAGCAAGACAACGGGGTTCAGTCCGTCGCGCTATTTTATCCGGCTGCGCATGGAGAAGGCGCGGCGGTTGTTGCGGGAGACGCGCCGGAGCGTGATCGATGTCGGCCTCGAAGTCGGCTACACCAGCCCGAGTCATTTCGCGCAGGTGTTTCAGCGCGAGACCGGCGCGTCGCCGAGCGAGTACCGGCGGGAGGAGTGA
- a CDS encoding phosphoribosyltransferase, which translates to MESNNAKSFERIVARLRALEIREPFDMIVAIANGGLLPAALLHERTRLEVNILRINWRDLANVPRGETPRLLRQPDFDFSGKRILLADDRIKTGTTIAFAKNILSTAALIRTFAINGNADYALFDEDCFPMPWRIPSLPTPDSKR; encoded by the coding sequence ATGGAATCGAATAACGCAAAATCCTTCGAGCGGATCGTCGCGCGCCTGCGGGCTCTCGAAATCAGGGAGCCGTTCGATATGATCGTTGCCATTGCCAACGGCGGCCTCCTTCCGGCCGCCCTGCTGCACGAACGCACCCGGCTCGAGGTCAACATCCTGCGCATCAACTGGCGCGACCTCGCCAACGTCCCCCGCGGCGAGACCCCGCGTCTCCTGCGCCAGCCCGATTTCGACTTCTCCGGCAAACGCATCCTCCTCGCCGACGACCGTATCAAAACCGGAACGACCATCGCCTTCGCCAAAAACATCCTCTCCACGGCCGCGCTCATCCGCACCTTCGCGATCAACGGAAACGCCGATTACGCCCTTTTCGACGAAGACTGCTTCCCCATGCCCTGGCGCATTCCCTCCCTGCCAACTCCAGACTCCAAACGCTGA
- a CDS encoding tat (twin-arginine translocation) pathway signal sequence translates to MHTRRDFLKKGFAVGAAFSLVDLGGLFAAATDTASADKKNTATSDASGSTAPALVAVRDGDRVSMLNRAMTELGGMERFVKKGQTVVIKPNIGWDVVPERSANTHPDVVRRLVEMCLAAGASQVSVFDHTCDAWERAYKNSGIVAAVEEAGGKVVPGHDESWYREVEIPGGVALKTTKVHSLILDSDVFINAPVLKHHGGATMTACMKNLMGAIWDRRFYHQNNLHQCIADFIRFKRPALNVLDAYAPMMRNGPRGKSVDDLIHTRSLLASTDIVAIDAAGARMLGHAQDGIEHVKIAGNAGLGTYQLDTLKIERVRLAA, encoded by the coding sequence ATGCACACTCGCCGTGACTTCCTCAAAAAAGGCTTCGCCGTCGGCGCCGCCTTCTCGCTCGTCGATCTCGGCGGTCTCTTTGCCGCCGCCACCGACACCGCCTCCGCGGACAAGAAAAACACCGCGACCTCCGACGCCTCCGGTTCCACCGCGCCCGCGCTCGTCGCCGTGCGCGATGGCGACCGCGTCTCGATGCTCAATCGCGCCATGACCGAACTCGGCGGCATGGAACGCTTCGTCAAAAAAGGCCAGACCGTCGTCATCAAGCCCAACATCGGCTGGGACGTCGTCCCCGAACGCTCCGCCAACACCCATCCCGATGTCGTCCGCCGCCTCGTCGAGATGTGTCTCGCCGCCGGCGCCAGCCAGGTGTCCGTGTTTGACCACACCTGCGACGCCTGGGAACGCGCCTACAAAAACAGCGGCATCGTTGCCGCCGTCGAGGAGGCCGGCGGCAAGGTGGTTCCCGGCCACGACGAGTCCTGGTACCGCGAAGTGGAAATCCCCGGCGGAGTCGCCCTGAAAACGACCAAAGTCCACTCGCTCATCCTCGACAGCGACGTCTTCATCAACGCCCCCGTGCTCAAGCACCACGGCGGCGCCACCATGACCGCGTGCATGAAAAACCTCATGGGCGCCATCTGGGACCGCCGCTTCTATCACCAGAACAACCTGCACCAGTGCATTGCCGATTTCATCCGCTTCAAGCGGCCTGCCCTCAATGTCCTCGACGCCTACGCCCCCATGATGCGCAACGGTCCGCGCGGCAAGAGCGTCGATGACCTGATCCACACCAGGTCCCTCCTCGCCTCCACCGACATCGTGGCCATCGACGCCGCCGGCGCCCGCATGCTCGGCCACGCGCAGGACGGCATCGAACATGTCAAGATCGCCGGCAACGCCGGCCTCGGCACCTATCAACTCGACACCCTCAAAATCGAACGTGTGCGCCTGGCCGCATGA
- a CDS encoding 4Fe-4S ferredoxin has product MRRRHTLRLLRIVAAALCLLAVSAAFLDFRDAIPASFKHAATSIQFLPSAIALASGAVLSLACIAVLGITLIAGRVYCSTICPLGVLQDVVARIVKKLRRKKPKLLPHRPAYNKIRYGILALVIVAVLTGWGGFALAWLDPYSHFGRFTGTLFRPLVIGANNLAAPVAQHFGSNALPHVALPWTGIGVFLPVAVIFSAVVLMSAWRGRLWCNTVCPVGALLGIFSRKALFRLTIDRSACVRCGDCLRTCKAQCIDLRKQEIDFSRCVGCFDCVSVCDENGLNYRWLGRPPKAGGLEFGVQSSEFSKTEPKKNSDPPPPPGSPSRTLSSKPETPNSTAQSPARRAFLATLATGTVALVSVRAGKDDSPDNIPASGNAHAADTGSIPRRQTVAPPGAQSIDRFVARCTACQLCVSACPSHVLEPAVFGYGSLEGIMKPRLNFDRSFCNINCTTCGGVCPDHALLPLALGEKQRTRIGVAEVTRSRCIVITDDTACGACAEHCPTAALQMKQRGARHAEPVVDERYCIGCGACQFACPALPKKAVIVRGLATHETAEVLVQEKAVAPAGSDDFAF; this is encoded by the coding sequence ATGCGTCGCCGCCACACTCTCCGCCTCCTGCGCATCGTTGCCGCCGCGCTCTGCCTGCTGGCAGTGTCCGCTGCATTCCTCGATTTCCGCGACGCCATCCCCGCTTCGTTCAAGCATGCGGCGACCTCCATCCAGTTCCTGCCCTCGGCCATCGCGCTCGCCAGCGGCGCGGTGCTGTCGCTCGCATGCATCGCGGTGCTCGGCATCACCCTGATTGCAGGCCGCGTCTATTGCTCCACGATCTGTCCGCTCGGCGTACTTCAGGATGTCGTGGCGCGCATCGTAAAAAAACTCCGCCGCAAAAAACCGAAGCTCCTGCCCCATCGCCCAGCGTATAACAAGATCCGATACGGCATCCTCGCGCTCGTCATCGTCGCCGTGCTCACCGGCTGGGGTGGCTTTGCCCTCGCGTGGCTCGATCCTTACAGCCACTTCGGACGCTTCACCGGCACACTCTTTCGACCCCTGGTGATCGGCGCCAACAACCTTGCCGCCCCCGTCGCGCAACACTTCGGGTCCAACGCCCTGCCGCATGTCGCGCTGCCCTGGACCGGCATCGGCGTGTTCCTCCCGGTGGCGGTCATTTTCAGCGCGGTCGTCCTCATGTCGGCCTGGCGGGGCCGCCTCTGGTGCAACACGGTCTGTCCGGTCGGCGCACTGCTGGGCATCTTCTCCCGCAAAGCCCTCTTCCGGCTCACCATCGACCGCAGCGCCTGCGTGCGCTGCGGCGATTGCCTGCGCACCTGCAAGGCGCAATGCATCGACCTGCGCAAGCAGGAGATCGACTTCTCGCGCTGCGTCGGCTGCTTCGACTGCGTCTCCGTCTGCGACGAAAACGGCCTCAACTACCGCTGGCTCGGACGTCCGCCAAAGGCGGGAGGTTTGGAGTTTGGGGTTCAGAGTTCAGAGTTTTCGAAAACGGAGCCCAAAAAAAACTCCGACCCCCCTCCCCCTCCCGGCTCCCCATCCCGAACCCTGAGCTCCAAACCCGAAACCCCAAACTCAACGGCGCAGTCGCCCGCACGCCGCGCCTTTCTGGCCACGCTCGCGACGGGCACCGTCGCGCTCGTCTCCGTCCGTGCCGGAAAGGACGACTCCCCTGACAACATCCCTGCTTCCGGCAATGCACATGCCGCCGACACCGGCAGTATCCCGCGACGCCAGACCGTGGCCCCGCCCGGCGCGCAGAGCATCGACCGCTTTGTCGCCCGATGCACGGCCTGTCAGCTCTGCGTCAGCGCCTGCCCCAGCCATGTGCTGGAACCTGCTGTATTTGGCTACGGCAGCCTCGAAGGCATCATGAAACCCCGGCTCAATTTCGACCGGAGTTTTTGCAACATCAACTGCACGACCTGCGGCGGCGTCTGCCCCGACCATGCCCTCCTGCCGCTCGCGCTTGGCGAAAAACAGCGGACGCGGATCGGCGTGGCCGAAGTGACACGCTCGCGGTGTATCGTCATCACGGACGACACCGCCTGCGGCGCCTGCGCCGAGCACTGCCCGACCGCCGCCCTGCAAATGAAACAACGCGGCGCGCGCCACGCCGAGCCGGTCGTGGATGAGCGCTATTGCATCGGCTGCGGCGCATGCCAGTTCGCGTGCCCCGCGCTCCCGAAAAAAGCGGTGATCGTACGCGGACTCGCCACTCACGAGACGGCCGAAGTCCTCGTGCAGGAAAAAGCCGTCGCCCCCGCCGGCTCCGATGACTTCGCGTTCTGA
- a CDS encoding TonB-denpendent receptor, translating to MLKQLALSAVVLGPALALAFAPARGQSSAAGPAPQVLPEMIVTAPPLIQDNNVSPWAGGYSVVGARQIEDLGATDIASALRTTPGVNISRNNKVGSYGGSGGGAIFIRGMGASRPGGELVALYDGAPRYNAVFSHPLLDILSIDAAASIEVYKSVQPQIFGNAFTAVNITPRQKRTEGLAADINVAVGSDRTRVEKMSAGGKTGPFDFYAGQSYRRADGDRTNSGGELQDYFLRLGYALNENWSLSFFGDRTDNHAEDPGAENAPYHMGDYQTDDWLSVLTLANRYRRAEGWIKAYWNSGHAAWYDQGMRDTGAPVAPGDTDNTIMDWDLYGIRAGEKITAWEGGEVLAGLDVDVMSGRGEFERYNPALTTRFGREDFRIVSPHAAVSHLFGTRDGYYAQPSAGVRFYDHNIFGSEVAPHAGVVAGYKATEAHAGYARGVSYPGLNVAAFSQAVLPPLYNDPAKRNAWRGLDAETLDHFEAGVSHRFNPRFKADVTAFYDRGDNRYVLTFPATGAPVPQGFANIGDWHNYGVESSATWTPMADLSFFIGATWLQPSVKGMPYAPEWTASAGFNWTFLRNFRLSVDVLYQDRMYVNPTNAWARSDASGADPATNPQVPSSLVVNARLGYRFAAPALHVKQGEVYLAVDNLTDRTWYYRPGYPMPGIGAMLGMRLGF from the coding sequence ATGCTCAAGCAACTCGCGCTATCCGCCGTCGTTCTCGGTCCTGCACTCGCCCTCGCGTTCGCCCCGGCCCGCGGCCAGTCCTCCGCCGCCGGGCCCGCGCCGCAAGTATTGCCGGAGATGATCGTCACCGCGCCTCCCCTTATTCAGGACAACAACGTCAGCCCGTGGGCGGGCGGCTACAGCGTGGTGGGAGCGCGGCAAATCGAAGACCTCGGCGCCACCGACATTGCCTCGGCGCTGCGCACCACGCCCGGCGTCAACATCTCGCGTAACAACAAGGTCGGCTCCTACGGTGGCTCGGGTGGCGGCGCGATCTTCATCCGCGGCATGGGCGCCAGCCGCCCCGGCGGCGAACTCGTCGCGCTCTATGACGGCGCGCCGCGCTACAATGCCGTGTTCAGCCACCCGCTGCTCGACATCCTCTCGATCGACGCGGCGGCATCGATCGAGGTTTACAAGAGCGTGCAGCCGCAGATCTTCGGCAATGCCTTCACCGCCGTGAACATCACGCCCCGGCAAAAACGCACCGAAGGGCTCGCCGCGGACATCAACGTCGCCGTCGGCTCCGACCGCACGCGAGTCGAAAAAATGTCGGCGGGCGGGAAAACCGGCCCCTTTGATTTTTACGCCGGCCAGAGCTACCGCCGCGCCGACGGTGACCGGACCAACTCCGGCGGCGAACTCCAGGATTATTTTCTGCGCCTGGGTTACGCGCTGAACGAAAACTGGTCGCTCTCGTTTTTCGGCGACCGCACCGACAACCACGCGGAAGACCCCGGCGCCGAAAACGCTCCGTATCACATGGGGGATTACCAAACCGACGACTGGCTCTCTGTCCTCACGCTGGCCAACCGCTACCGGCGCGCCGAGGGCTGGATCAAGGCGTACTGGAATTCCGGCCACGCCGCCTGGTATGACCAGGGCATGCGGGACACCGGCGCACCGGTCGCCCCCGGTGATACGGACAACACGATCATGGACTGGGATCTCTACGGAATACGCGCCGGCGAAAAAATCACGGCATGGGAAGGCGGCGAGGTGCTCGCCGGGCTGGACGTGGATGTGATGAGCGGCCGGGGCGAATTCGAGCGTTACAACCCCGCGCTGACGACACGGTTCGGGCGCGAGGACTTCCGGATCGTTTCCCCTCACGCTGCGGTCAGTCACCTGTTCGGCACCCGCGACGGTTATTATGCCCAACCCTCCGCCGGCGTCCGTTTTTACGATCACAACATTTTCGGCTCCGAAGTCGCGCCGCATGCCGGCGTGGTAGCCGGTTACAAGGCCACCGAAGCGCACGCCGGCTACGCGCGCGGCGTCAGTTATCCCGGCCTCAACGTCGCCGCATTTTCGCAAGCGGTGTTGCCGCCGCTCTACAACGATCCGGCAAAACGCAACGCCTGGCGCGGCCTCGACGCGGAGACGCTCGACCATTTCGAGGCGGGCGTGAGTCACCGCTTCAACCCGAGGTTCAAGGCCGACGTCACGGCATTTTACGACCGGGGCGACAACCGCTACGTGCTCACCTTCCCGGCCACGGGCGCCCCCGTGCCGCAGGGTTTTGCCAACATCGGCGACTGGCACAATTACGGCGTGGAGAGCAGCGCCACCTGGACGCCAATGGCAGACCTGAGTTTTTTTATCGGCGCCACCTGGCTGCAACCTTCGGTGAAAGGCATGCCCTATGCGCCCGAGTGGACGGCGAGCGCCGGCTTCAACTGGACGTTTCTCCGGAACTTCCGGCTCAGCGTCGATGTACTTTACCAGGACCGCATGTATGTAAACCCGACCAACGCCTGGGCGCGAAGCGACGCTTCCGGCGCCGATCCGGCGACCAACCCGCAGGTGCCGTCCTCACTGGTCGTGAATGCCCGACTCGGTTATCGTTTCGCGGCTCCGGCACTGCACGTGAAACAAGGCGAGGTGTATCTCGCCGTGGATAACCTGACCGACCGCACCTGGTATTACCGCCCCGGCTACCCCATGCCCGGCATCGGCGCCATGCTGGGTATGCGGCTGGGGTTTTGA
- a CDS encoding alcohol dehydrogenase encodes MSKPTVTAVPKRAYAAQATTSPLAPFSIQRRDPLPDDVVIEILYCGVCHSDLHQARGEWGNTVYPCVPGHEIVGRVTRVGPKVTKFKEGDLAAVGCMVDSCRTCPSCQRGLEQYCENGCTFTYNGEDKHLGGATYGGYSESVTVDQAFVLRVPANLDLAATAPLLCAGITTYSPLRHWKVGPGQKVGIVGIGGLGHMGVKFAHALGAHTVVLTTSPGKVADAIRLGADEVIISTDPEQMKKHARSFDFILDTVSANHDINALFSLLKLDATLTQVGVPASPLGVAVFNLILPRRNFAGSGIGGIAETQEMLDFCAEHNIVSDIELIRIQQINEAYERLLKSDVRYRFVIDMASLKE; translated from the coding sequence ATGTCCAAACCAACCGTCACCGCCGTCCCCAAACGGGCCTATGCCGCCCAAGCCACCACCTCTCCCCTCGCCCCGTTTTCCATCCAGCGCCGCGATCCGCTGCCCGACGACGTCGTCATCGAAATCCTCTACTGCGGCGTCTGCCACTCCGACCTGCACCAAGCCCGCGGCGAATGGGGCAACACGGTCTATCCCTGCGTGCCCGGCCACGAGATCGTCGGGCGCGTCACCCGCGTCGGCCCCAAGGTCACGAAATTCAAGGAAGGCGACCTCGCCGCCGTCGGTTGTATGGTGGATTCATGCCGCACCTGCCCGAGCTGCCAGCGCGGACTTGAGCAATATTGCGAGAACGGTTGCACCTTCACCTACAACGGCGAGGACAAGCACCTCGGCGGCGCGACCTACGGCGGTTATTCCGAAAGCGTCACGGTCGATCAGGCGTTTGTCCTGCGCGTGCCGGCCAATCTCGATCTCGCCGCCACCGCTCCGCTGCTCTGCGCCGGCATCACCACGTATTCGCCGCTGCGCCACTGGAAAGTCGGTCCCGGCCAGAAGGTGGGCATTGTCGGCATCGGCGGGCTCGGTCACATGGGCGTAAAATTCGCCCACGCCCTCGGCGCGCATACCGTGGTGCTGACCACCTCGCCGGGGAAAGTCGCCGACGCCATCCGCCTCGGTGCCGACGAGGTCATCATCTCGACCGACCCCGAGCAGATGAAAAAACACGCGCGCAGCTTCGATTTCATTCTCGATACCGTATCCGCCAATCACGACATCAACGCCCTGTTCAGCCTCCTCAAGCTCGATGCCACGCTGACGCAGGTCGGCGTGCCGGCCTCGCCTCTCGGTGTGGCGGTTTTCAACCTGATCCTCCCCCGCCGCAACTTCGCCGGCTCCGGCATCGGCGGCATCGCGGAGACGCAGGAGATGCTCGATTTTTGCGCCGAGCACAACATCGTGAGCGACATCGAACTGATCCGCATCCAGCAGATCAACGAGGCCTACGAACGCCTCCTGAAGAGCGACGTCCGCTACCGCTTCGTCATCGACATGGCCTCGCTGAAGGAATGA
- a CDS encoding aldo/keto reductase, protein MKYKPLGNTGLLVSEICLGTMTFGGRGFWTAIGTLDQSVADGIVARALDSGINFIDTANVYSEGLSEEITGRAIKNSGRKRSDVVLATKAFGQVGPGPNDRGASRGHLMDAVKASLKRLGTDYIDLYQIHGLDTLTPIEETVRALDDLVRQGHVRYVGVSNWSAWTIMKALGIADRHGWMRLATLQAYYTIAGRDLEREIVSLLEAEKLGLMVWSPLAGGLLSGKFDRDGNGPAGSRRASFDFPPVNKDRAFACIDVMRGIADARGVSVARIALAWVLHQRFVMSVIIGAKNIEQLDDNIAATEIELTDEELKQLDQVSALPPEYPGWMLERQGAYRRTN, encoded by the coding sequence ATGAAATACAAACCACTCGGCAACACCGGCCTTCTCGTCTCGGAAATCTGCCTCGGCACCATGACCTTCGGCGGACGCGGCTTCTGGACCGCTATCGGCACCCTTGACCAGTCGGTCGCGGACGGCATCGTCGCCCGTGCGCTCGACTCCGGTATCAACTTCATCGACACGGCCAACGTTTATTCGGAGGGCCTTTCCGAGGAAATCACCGGCCGCGCCATCAAAAACTCCGGACGCAAGCGCTCCGATGTCGTCCTCGCCACCAAGGCCTTCGGCCAGGTCGGCCCCGGTCCCAACGATCGCGGCGCCTCCCGCGGCCACCTCATGGATGCAGTCAAGGCCAGTCTGAAACGCCTCGGCACCGACTACATCGACCTCTACCAGATTCACGGCCTCGACACGCTCACGCCCATTGAGGAAACCGTGCGCGCGCTCGACGACCTCGTCCGCCAGGGCCACGTGCGCTACGTCGGCGTTTCCAACTGGTCCGCCTGGACGATCATGAAGGCGCTCGGCATCGCCGACCGTCACGGCTGGATGCGCCTCGCCACGCTCCAGGCCTACTACACCATCGCCGGCCGCGACCTGGAACGCGAAATCGTCTCGCTGCTCGAAGCCGAAAAACTCGGCCTGATGGTCTGGAGTCCGCTCGCCGGCGGCCTGCTCTCGGGCAAGTTCGACCGCGACGGCAACGGCCCCGCCGGCTCCCGCCGTGCGTCTTTCGATTTCCCGCCGGTCAACAAGGACCGCGCCTTCGCCTGCATCGACGTCATGCGCGGCATCGCCGATGCCCGTGGCGTGTCGGTGGCGCGCATCGCGCTCGCGTGGGTGTTGCACCAGCGCTTCGTCATGTCGGTCATCATCGGCGCGAAAAACATCGAACAACTCGACGACAACATCGCCGCGACCGAAATCGAACTCACCGACGAGGAGTTGAAGCAGCTCGATCAGGTCAGCGCCCTCCCGCCCGAGTATCCCGGCTGGATGCTCGAACGCCAAGGTGCCTACCGCCGGACGAACTGA
- a CDS encoding GCN5 family acetyltransferase has product MKITKANAEDLPKLLEIQKAAYRAEADIYGDYAIPPLTESLADLERALSGSVVLKAEMDGVPVGSVRATLKEEICEVGRLSVSPSYQKQGIGRSLLQACEALFPSSRYCELFTGSRSEANLRLYEKTGYRRVRTHVLSPKVTLIYLRKTRDA; this is encoded by the coding sequence ATGAAGATTACAAAAGCGAACGCGGAAGATCTGCCGAAGCTTCTCGAAATTCAGAAAGCGGCCTACCGGGCGGAGGCTGATATTTATGGTGACTATGCGATTCCTCCTTTAACGGAGTCCCTTGCCGATCTTGAAAGAGCATTATCCGGGAGCGTTGTTCTCAAGGCGGAAATGGATGGCGTCCCGGTGGGTTCTGTTCGCGCCACGCTCAAAGAAGAAATCTGCGAAGTGGGACGCCTGAGCGTAAGTCCGAGCTATCAAAAGCAGGGAATCGGCAGGTCACTGCTCCAAGCCTGCGAAGCACTTTTCCCCTCATCGCGTTATTGTGAGCTATTCACCGGATCGAGAAGCGAGGCAAATCTGAGATTGTATGAAAAAACGGGTTATCGTCGCGTCAGGACACACGTGCTGTCCCCCAAAGTCACATTGATTTATTTGAGAAAGACGAGAGACGCCTGA
- a CDS encoding AraC family transcriptional regulator: MKIPCDSNAGKPRPSSTHPELTSVDALGRYIPGRILSASTVPAWRELPARLYCQPPEQAAFAMPAVTEPHLVWIVSGSVLVEEREPGGTWSRTEARPGMFFLTVAGGPYELRWRVLDGGPFETLQVFLPLPVIRRAIGETRREEENNRVLRDASGFADPSLDALLRVVRSELELGRNGRETVVASLAHVIAVQVVRRFAVTGAVSRPPAGGSGLPGFKLRRCLDLMAADLARPLDLRTLAAHAGMSGCHFSRLFKRATGMSPSRHLLDLRMEHARRLLRETTRSVIRIGMDSGYSNPSHFSQIFRRETGCAPRDYRRQR; this comes from the coding sequence ATGAAAATTCCCTGCGACTCAAATGCCGGCAAACCACGGCCTTCTTCCACACATCCGGAACTTACTTCCGTCGATGCGCTGGGGCGCTACATCCCGGGAAGGATTTTGTCCGCAAGCACGGTGCCGGCGTGGCGGGAACTGCCCGCGCGCCTCTATTGTCAGCCGCCTGAACAGGCCGCGTTCGCGATGCCCGCCGTCACCGAGCCGCATCTCGTGTGGATCGTATCGGGCAGCGTACTCGTGGAAGAACGCGAACCCGGTGGCACGTGGAGCCGCACCGAGGCGCGTCCCGGCATGTTTTTTCTGACGGTCGCGGGCGGTCCCTACGAATTGCGCTGGCGCGTCCTCGATGGCGGACCGTTCGAGACATTGCAGGTGTTCCTGCCGCTGCCGGTCATCCGGCGGGCGATCGGGGAGACCCGGCGCGAAGAAGAAAACAACCGCGTCCTGCGCGACGCCTCCGGTTTCGCCGATCCCTCGCTCGATGCCTTGCTCCGGGTAGTGCGCTCCGAACTGGAACTGGGCCGCAACGGTCGCGAGACCGTCGTGGCGAGCCTCGCCCATGTGATCGCAGTGCAGGTGGTGCGCCGCTTCGCCGTGACCGGAGCCGTCTCGCGGCCGCCTGCCGGCGGCAGCGGCCTGCCCGGCTTCAAGCTGCGCCGCTGCCTCGATCTCATGGCCGCCGATCTCGCACGGCCTCTTGATCTGCGAACCCTCGCCGCGCACGCGGGCATGAGCGGATGCCACTTCAGCCGGCTCTTCAAGCGGGCGACAGGCATGTCGCCGAGCCGTCACCTGCTCGATCTGCGCATGGAACACGCGCGGCGGTTGCTTCGCGAGACCACCCGCTCCGTCATCCGGATCGGCATGGACTCGGGCTACTCCAACCCGAGTCATTTCTCCCAAATCTTCCGGCGCGAGACCGGCTGCGCGCCCCGCGACTACCGCCGCCAGCGGTAG
- a CDS encoding carboxymuconolactone decarboxylase yields the protein MDTKISRKRFVGLAAVAAGSTLIPGTATAAPVPAANDSDRFTRGWEKLKEIDGEAGQRVIDALRAVAPDLARYTIEFPFGDIYSRPGLTLKEREIATVAALAALGHAQPQLKVHLHAALNVGCTREELVEIIIQMAVYAGFPAALNAAFAAEEVFRTHEPAAKS from the coding sequence ATGGATACAAAAATCTCCCGCAAACGTTTCGTCGGGCTCGCCGCGGTCGCCGCCGGCTCGACCCTGATCCCGGGCACCGCCACCGCGGCTCCTGTCCCTGCCGCCAATGACTCCGACCGTTTCACGCGCGGCTGGGAAAAACTGAAGGAAATCGACGGCGAAGCCGGCCAGCGTGTCATCGACGCGCTGCGCGCGGTCGCGCCCGATCTTGCCCGCTACACCATCGAGTTTCCCTTCGGCGACATCTACAGCCGTCCGGGACTGACGCTGAAGGAGCGCGAGATCGCCACCGTCGCGGCGCTGGCCGCGCTCGGCCATGCGCAGCCGCAGCTCAAGGTGCATCTTCATGCCGCGCTGAATGTCGGCTGCACCCGCGAGGAACTGGTCGAGATCATCATCCAGATGGCGGTTTACGCCGGTTTTCCCGCGGCCCTGAACGCCGCCTTCGCCGCCGAGGAAGTTTTCCGCACGCACGAACCGGCAGCAAAATCGTGA